Proteins encoded in a region of the Petroclostridium xylanilyticum genome:
- a CDS encoding helix-turn-helix domain-containing protein, with protein MVDLLKLKTEELKALVEYKEVLENDGQFPKNFWTQEKYQLKGIKVKCRILTRYCLENLAHLEVTDLPKYNLKQIKSILVRGKLFGMVQRVFNHDVLELLKNAYPEEFKNRTLKEWMWSKHGLWHDDNLIIEAVQDMVRKEGIRRIEDIPTLDWKKRLIKHGIYNVLAYFNWSIYALFNFVYPDKFHPTDFKYKIKWAASESLDNAFYFMHKIFKKKRYTLDDILMLGTSDFRRLGLAGMLMALFDSSTLKAKEYYLYKTLGNEDHQKEIINDINALIKKKRDEAVIRRLKKVAAGKYIYNLHAHQTIYDFVQRHAKKNNMTIDEFIASYGFEYKSAKKDIQEISKDDIWRLRKQGLTYVQIAEELGSNPTTISEMCKKHFGGDPLIPRPIEDYITVQELMNKYHVDHKTVMKLVHENGFENHTTIRFRYLKKSEIEPALKKYIKTSKQHQFMVKRYAN; from the coding sequence ATGGTAGATTTATTGAAGCTGAAGACAGAAGAACTTAAAGCACTAGTTGAATATAAAGAAGTTCTCGAAAATGACGGTCAGTTCCCTAAAAATTTCTGGACTCAAGAGAAATACCAGTTAAAGGGAATTAAAGTTAAGTGCAGGATTCTAACCCGGTATTGCCTGGAGAATCTGGCCCACCTGGAAGTAACGGATTTGCCAAAGTACAATCTAAAACAAATCAAATCTATCCTGGTTAGAGGAAAACTTTTTGGAATGGTTCAACGTGTTTTTAACCATGATGTGCTGGAACTTTTAAAAAATGCTTATCCGGAGGAATTTAAGAACAGGACTTTAAAAGAATGGATGTGGAGCAAACACGGTTTATGGCACGACGATAACCTCATTATTGAAGCAGTCCAGGATATGGTGCGTAAAGAAGGTATCCGGCGAATTGAGGATATTCCTACCCTTGACTGGAAGAAGAGATTAATTAAGCACGGTATCTACAATGTTTTAGCCTATTTCAATTGGTCTATTTATGCTCTTTTTAACTTTGTATACCCGGATAAATTTCATCCTACCGATTTTAAGTATAAAATCAAATGGGCTGCCTCCGAATCCCTGGATAACGCTTTCTACTTCATGCATAAAATCTTTAAAAAGAAAAGGTATACTCTGGATGATATCCTTATGCTGGGAACCTCAGACTTCCGCAGGTTAGGGCTGGCCGGAATGCTGATGGCGTTATTTGATTCTTCTACTTTGAAAGCCAAAGAGTACTATTTATATAAAACTCTTGGCAATGAAGATCATCAAAAAGAGATTATTAATGACATCAATGCACTTATTAAGAAAAAACGTGATGAAGCCGTTATAAGAAGATTGAAAAAGGTTGCTGCAGGCAAATATATCTACAACCTGCATGCTCATCAAACCATATATGATTTTGTACAAAGGCATGCTAAAAAGAATAATATGACCATTGACGAATTTATTGCATCTTATGGGTTTGAATATAAAAGCGCCAAAAAAGATATACAGGAAATTTCTAAAGATGATATATGGAGATTGCGTAAACAAGGCTTGACCTATGTCCAAATAGCGGAAGAGCTGGGCAGCAATCCTACCACCATCTCAGAAATGTGCAAAAAGCATTTCGGTGGAGACCCGCTTATTCCAAGACCGATAGAGGATTATATTACCGTTCAGGAATTGATGAATAAGTATCATGTTGACCATAAGACCGTGATGAAACTGGTACACGAAAATGGTTTTGAAAATCATACCACCATACGGTTCAGATATTTAAAGAAATCTGAAATTGAACCAGCATTGAAGAAATACATTAAAACCAGCAAGCAGCATCAGTTTATGGTAAAGCGATATGCGAATTAA
- a CDS encoding SPL family radical SAM protein, giving the protein MKEKNCSGKLLENYLNSFSHIYIEKEILGHEVTEQILKRLPKAQRVLINNYRDIFNRPRQNYIIQKRSQKLILAKKKFDFIYPGSGLCENFGEEHFYYSSSIMNCFYECEYCYLQGMYPSGNIVIFVNLEDYFSAVDELTRDKKIYLCLSYESDLLAFENLTGFTGRWIHYARNNANVLVEIRTKSANFNAVADKEIPRNVIFAWTLSPQEVIQNYEAGAPSLEARLNSIRQAIAKGLKVRLSLEPLIMIDDLETVYKNFIHSIFAVIPPEGIRDVNIGVFRMSREHMKRISKLKKNSKVFAYEMNCVDGNVSYKQEREMKQIVYNEVIKYLEKDKVY; this is encoded by the coding sequence ATGAAGGAAAAAAATTGTTCCGGCAAATTATTGGAAAATTATCTGAATAGCTTTTCTCATATATACATAGAGAAAGAGATATTGGGCCATGAAGTGACAGAGCAGATTTTAAAAAGACTGCCAAAAGCGCAAAGGGTACTTATTAATAACTATCGGGATATATTTAACAGGCCCAGGCAAAATTATATTATCCAGAAAAGGTCTCAAAAACTGATCCTGGCTAAGAAGAAATTTGACTTTATATATCCCGGTTCGGGGTTGTGTGAAAATTTTGGGGAAGAACATTTCTACTATTCGTCAAGCATTATGAACTGCTTTTACGAATGTGAGTACTGTTATCTGCAGGGGATGTATCCTTCCGGCAATATCGTAATCTTCGTGAACCTGGAGGATTATTTCAGTGCAGTAGATGAATTGACCAGGGATAAAAAGATTTACCTGTGTCTTTCCTACGAATCGGATCTGCTGGCATTTGAAAATTTAACCGGGTTTACCGGCAGGTGGATCCATTATGCAAGGAATAATGCTAACGTCTTGGTAGAAATCAGAACTAAAAGTGCAAATTTTAACGCAGTTGCAGATAAGGAGATTCCGCGCAATGTTATTTTTGCATGGACACTGTCACCGCAAGAGGTGATACAAAACTATGAAGCCGGAGCACCTTCACTGGAGGCAAGGTTAAACAGTATCAGACAGGCAATAGCCAAAGGGTTAAAGGTTAGACTATCCCTTGAACCTCTCATTATGATAGATGATTTAGAAACTGTTTACAAAAACTTTATCCATTCTATTTTTGCTGTTATTCCCCCGGAAGGAATCAGGGATGTTAACATCGGTGTTTTTCGCATGAGCAGGGAACATATGAAAAGAATCAGCAAGCTGAAAAAGAACTCCAAAGTTTTTGCATATGAGATGAATTGTGTGGATGGAAATGTAAGCTATAAGCAGGAAAGGGAAATGAAACAGATAGTCTATAATGAAGTAATTAAATATCTTGAAAAAGACAAGGTGTATTAA
- a CDS encoding DNA polymerase IV yields the protein MDKGDVMPGRTIIHVDMDAFYAAIEIRDNPSLKGKPVIIGALPHQRGVVSTCSYEARKFGIRSAMNIKDAYQRCPDGVYLRPSFEKYEAVSSQIRKILLEFTDIAEFVALDEGYLDITYTSHLFGGPEQIAWEIKKRIKNELQLTCSVGIGYNMMTAKLASEEKKPDGFYKIMNPEDLDALILGRPVSVIYGVGKKTQEILGKYGIFTVKDLRQLDMSFLKSLLGSHGIDIYHMCRGIDHREVTPNEEAKSYGRETTYQENTNDFNFIRNTLKEIVKELALLLKQEKKWCRTVTLKIKFSDMNSITRSQTVEEPINDTNTIYNIACKLLNKVERNRYIRLVGLSLSNLTNQSFQQISFDMLDNAPVKKDRLSNTLFQLKKKHGMNVIRDPIDFSNKR from the coding sequence ATGGATAAAGGTGATGTTATGCCTGGCAGAACCATCATTCATGTAGATATGGATGCTTTTTATGCCGCAATAGAAATTAGAGACAATCCTTCTTTGAAGGGTAAACCGGTAATTATCGGTGCTCTTCCTCACCAGCGGGGGGTTGTGTCTACCTGTTCCTACGAAGCCAGGAAATTTGGCATACGTTCAGCTATGAATATTAAGGACGCCTACCAGCGCTGCCCTGATGGGGTATATCTCCGTCCGTCCTTTGAGAAATATGAAGCAGTATCTTCTCAAATTAGAAAAATTCTTCTCGAATTTACGGATATAGCTGAATTTGTTGCATTAGATGAAGGGTACCTGGACATTACCTATACATCACATCTCTTTGGAGGCCCGGAACAGATTGCATGGGAAATCAAAAAGCGTATTAAAAATGAGTTACAGCTAACCTGTTCGGTAGGAATAGGCTATAATATGATGACTGCAAAACTGGCAAGCGAGGAGAAAAAGCCGGATGGTTTCTATAAAATAATGAACCCGGAAGACCTGGACGCTTTGATATTAGGCCGTCCTGTCAGTGTCATATATGGCGTAGGCAAAAAGACCCAGGAAATATTAGGAAAATACGGAATTTTCACTGTAAAAGATCTAAGACAATTGGACATGTCCTTTTTAAAATCATTGTTGGGTAGTCACGGTATAGATATCTATCATATGTGCCGGGGAATTGACCACCGGGAAGTAACTCCAAACGAAGAAGCAAAATCCTACGGCCGGGAAACTACCTACCAGGAAAACACAAATGATTTTAATTTTATCCGGAATACCTTGAAGGAAATCGTAAAAGAACTGGCGTTATTGCTGAAACAAGAAAAAAAATGGTGCAGGACTGTAACATTAAAAATAAAATTCAGCGATATGAACTCTATTACCCGCTCCCAGACAGTGGAAGAACCTATCAATGATACAAACACCATTTACAATATCGCCTGTAAACTGCTAAACAAGGTTGAAAGAAATAGATACATACGGCTGGTAGGACTATCTTTAAGCAACCTTACCAATCAATCCTTCCAGCAAATCAGCTTTGATATGTTGGATAACGCCCCTGTAAAGAAAGATAGGCTTTCCAATACACTCTTTCAATTGAAGAAAAAGCATGGAATGAACGTTATAAGAGATCCGATTGATTTCAGTAATAAAAGGTAA
- a CDS encoding peroxiredoxin family protein, whose amino-acid sequence MGAKKIFDIVFWTVIIGVLLFVGYTYYNRNKEQNALEQIDRKIVAPDFELKDLEGKQVKLSDYRGKLVFLNFWATWCPYCVEEMPDLDRANKKLAKEGKAVILAVDSKESYQTVKDYVDKNNLSLPVLLDETGQVSAQYGVQGIPITFIINPDGTFYNAISGATSEKTILNLAKKIIKD is encoded by the coding sequence ATGGGTGCAAAAAAAATATTTGATATAGTTTTCTGGACGGTTATTATTGGTGTACTTCTTTTCGTTGGATATACTTATTATAACAGGAACAAAGAACAAAATGCACTGGAACAGATTGATAGAAAAATTGTGGCTCCGGATTTTGAGCTCAAGGATTTGGAAGGTAAGCAGGTAAAGCTGTCCGATTATAGAGGGAAGCTGGTCTTTTTAAACTTCTGGGCTACATGGTGTCCCTATTGTGTAGAAGAAATGCCTGATCTTGACCGGGCAAACAAAAAGCTTGCCAAGGAAGGCAAAGCGGTTATACTGGCAGTAGATTCAAAAGAAAGCTATCAGACGGTAAAGGATTATGTTGACAAAAATAATCTATCGTTACCGGTGCTGCTGGATGAAACGGGGCAGGTATCCGCACAGTATGGAGTACAGGGAATACCTATAACCTTTATCATAAATCCCGATGGAACATTTTATAATGCTATCTCAGGCGCTACAAGCGAGAAGACAATTCTTAACCTTGCGAAGAAGATAATTAAAGATTGA
- a CDS encoding cytochrome c biogenesis CcdA family protein, whose product MTDVSLVMVLIEGILTFVSPCILPMLPIYFVYLAGTSNETAEGINTKLIFNSLAFILGFTVVFTLLGASATAIGGLLRSHADSLKKVSGTIIIIFGLYFLGILKLSFLSREKRIHMEFKELGFFSSMLFGAVFSLGWTPCVGPFLGSVLLLAGTEETVTRGILLLLVYSFGLGIPFLISAILFDKIKGIFTVIQKYQKVVNIVSGIILIIMGILIFTGKMQYFSVTL is encoded by the coding sequence ATGACCGACGTATCTCTCGTAATGGTACTTATAGAGGGAATTCTCACGTTTGTTTCTCCATGTATTCTGCCCATGCTGCCGATATACTTTGTGTATCTTGCGGGGACGTCAAATGAGACTGCTGAAGGTATTAACACAAAGCTGATATTCAATTCTCTCGCATTTATACTGGGGTTCACTGTTGTCTTTACGTTATTGGGGGCATCTGCAACTGCTATAGGGGGATTGCTGCGCAGCCATGCGGACTCGCTTAAAAAGGTTAGCGGGACCATCATTATTATATTTGGTTTATATTTTTTAGGGATACTTAAGTTAAGCTTTTTAAGTAGAGAAAAAAGAATTCATATGGAATTCAAAGAACTTGGATTTTTTAGTTCCATGTTATTTGGAGCAGTTTTTAGCCTTGGATGGACGCCCTGCGTAGGGCCTTTCCTGGGTTCCGTATTGCTTCTGGCAGGTACTGAAGAAACTGTAACCAGGGGAATTCTGCTTCTTCTGGTATATTCTTTTGGTTTGGGAATTCCTTTTCTAATTTCAGCTATTCTGTTTGATAAAATTAAGGGAATCTTTACAGTTATTCAAAAATATCAAAAGGTAGTCAACATAGTCTCGGGAATCATCCTAATTATTATGGGTATTCTTATTTTCACAGGCAAAATGCAATACTTTAGTGTGACGCTGTAA
- a CDS encoding Gfo/Idh/MocA family protein: MEKRIKWGVLGYAKIAREQVIPAIVRASNSEFYAIASRDAEKAKQCQEKFGCSKVYKSYDELLDDPEIQAIYIPLPNSLHKEWTIKAAQKGKHILCEKPIALNTEEALEMIKVCEQNNVKLMEAFMYRYTDRTRKVKELLDSGIIGDVKYINSSFRFLLSRENDVRMAPELGGGSLYDVGCYPINFVGMVTGSSPVSMSGECVLQNRVDVLFSAVLKYENGIIAVINSGFNAFTRVFSEIVGTKGVMEIPDTFFGNAGTITITTAEGRKEIEVQESDRYQLEVEDFADAVLNNRQPLFSLEETVRNMKIIDQLLDRR; the protein is encoded by the coding sequence ATGGAAAAAAGGATTAAATGGGGAGTGCTGGGATATGCCAAGATTGCCAGGGAACAAGTTATACCTGCAATAGTAAGAGCCTCTAATTCAGAATTTTACGCAATTGCGTCCAGGGATGCAGAAAAAGCAAAGCAGTGCCAGGAAAAATTCGGATGTTCAAAGGTCTATAAGAGCTATGATGAATTATTGGACGATCCGGAAATACAGGCTATATATATTCCTCTACCAAACTCATTACATAAAGAATGGACCATTAAGGCTGCACAAAAAGGGAAACATATATTATGCGAAAAGCCTATTGCATTAAACACGGAAGAAGCTCTCGAAATGATTAAAGTATGCGAGCAGAACAATGTAAAATTAATGGAAGCTTTTATGTACCGCTATACTGATAGGACCAGGAAGGTTAAAGAGTTGTTGGATAGCGGAATTATTGGAGATGTGAAATATATCAACTCTTCTTTCAGGTTTTTATTGAGCAGGGAAAATGATGTGAGAATGGCGCCAGAGCTAGGCGGAGGTTCACTATATGATGTAGGATGCTATCCTATTAATTTTGTTGGTATGGTTACGGGCAGTTCCCCAGTATCCATGTCCGGAGAGTGTGTGCTGCAAAATAGAGTAGACGTTTTATTTTCTGCTGTACTTAAATATGAAAATGGTATCATAGCGGTTATAAATTCTGGATTTAACGCTTTCACGCGGGTATTCTCAGAAATAGTAGGAACCAAAGGTGTCATGGAAATACCCGATACCTTCTTTGGCAACGCCGGAACCATTACTATCACTACTGCAGAAGGCAGGAAGGAAATAGAGGTTCAAGAAAGTGACCGGTATCAGTTGGAAGTCGAGGACTTTGCCGATGCTGTTCTAAATAATAGACAGCCACTGTTTAGTTTGGAAGAAACAGTGAGAAATATGAAGATTATAGATCAATTATTAGATAGAAGGTGA
- a CDS encoding VanZ family protein, translating to MKIYNKKVSWLLVILWMGVIFFFSAMPDTDSSQSSLAAVNIVLGILSALQITADIGLLHLMIRKIAHGTEYFILCTLCINAFRSSGFSLQLSLLYGFFLSIGYAATDEFHQLFVPGRTGTLTDVLIDSIGGGIGTLIYWTITKTRRK from the coding sequence ATGAAAATATATAATAAAAAGGTTTCATGGTTGTTGGTTATTTTATGGATGGGTGTAATATTCTTTTTCTCTGCAATGCCGGATACAGATTCCAGCCAGTCCAGCCTTGCAGCAGTAAATATAGTACTTGGTATCTTATCTGCTTTACAAATAACAGCAGACATTGGTTTATTGCATTTGATGATTCGAAAAATTGCTCACGGTACCGAATACTTTATACTTTGTACTCTTTGCATCAATGCATTTAGAAGTTCCGGTTTTTCATTACAACTAAGTCTTCTATATGGATTTTTCCTGTCAATTGGATACGCAGCAACCGATGAGTTCCACCAGCTTTTTGTACCGGGAAGGACAGGCACACTTACTGATGTGTTGATTGATAGTATTGGCGGTGGAATAGGGACACTAATATATTGGACAATAACTAAAACCCGGAGAAAATGA
- a CDS encoding phosphatase PAP2 family protein: MYSRIDDYIPFVKEMVVPYLFWYIYIIMALVYLGWTSKKDFYNLAFFMFIGMTICFAVYAIFPNGQNLRPVIRGNDIFSRLVYYIYVTDTPTNSAPSMHTLDAIAVHVAVMKCEALQKKFWIRAGSFITMILIIMSTVTLKQHSILDVIYGIILSTVLYLAIYKFDMIKIFLLENSYRNVKDSE; this comes from the coding sequence ATGTATTCAAGAATAGATGACTATATTCCTTTTGTTAAGGAGATGGTTGTGCCTTATTTATTCTGGTACATTTATATTATTATGGCGTTGGTTTATCTGGGTTGGACATCAAAGAAAGATTTCTACAATTTAGCCTTTTTTATGTTTATTGGAATGACCATTTGTTTTGCTGTTTATGCAATTTTCCCGAACGGCCAGAATTTACGCCCGGTTATCAGAGGCAATGATATTTTTTCCCGGCTTGTTTATTATATATATGTAACTGATACGCCAACAAATTCTGCACCCAGCATGCATACACTAGATGCAATAGCAGTACATGTTGCTGTAATGAAGTGTGAAGCTCTACAGAAAAAGTTCTGGATTCGGGCAGGGTCCTTTATTACAATGATATTAATTATCATGTCTACAGTGACGCTCAAACAGCATTCTATCCTGGATGTGATATACGGAATTATTTTAAGCACTGTGCTTTATTTGGCTATTTATAAATTTGACATGATAAAAATTTTCCTACTTGAAAATTCATATAGAAACGTTAAAGATTCAGAATAA
- a CDS encoding DUF3006 domain-containing protein, producing the protein MKATIDRFEGKFAVLELENGQIQNIARSLLPPCAREGDVLDIVDGFFHLDSCETKKTKEEIEKLMEEVWSSDSD; encoded by the coding sequence ATGAAGGCTACAATAGACCGCTTTGAAGGCAAATTTGCCGTACTGGAACTGGAAAACGGGCAAATACAAAATATCGCAAGAAGTCTGCTCCCACCCTGTGCACGGGAGGGAGATGTACTGGATATTGTGGATGGTTTTTTTCACCTGGACAGTTGTGAAACAAAGAAAACAAAAGAGGAAATAGAGAAGTTAATGGAAGAAGTATGGAGCTCGGATTCAGATTGA
- a CDS encoding ComEC/Rec2 family competence protein, giving the protein MKLKKLSIICLIFILTFVTAACTITTSDTEKKQDPDALKIHFIDVGQGDSILVNLPQKFTMLIDAGNNNDGEKIVRYIKDQGIKRIDYIVGTHPHEDHIGALDVVIQTFDIGKVYMPKVSHNTKTFKDVLLAVKEKGLKVSSPKPGEIIFDKEDLKVQFLAPNAEKYEELNNYSIVTKVTYGETSFLLTGDAEDVSEKEMLEKFGTGLKANVLKLGHHGSTSSTTPEFLKAVSPEYAVISVGKDNTYGHPHKETIGRLNKKGIKIYRTDKNGTVVMSSDGQEISVWVEKEN; this is encoded by the coding sequence ATGAAACTAAAAAAACTCTCTATCATATGTCTAATATTCATACTAACGTTTGTGACTGCTGCTTGCACGATTACTACATCCGATACAGAAAAAAAACAGGACCCGGATGCTCTAAAAATACACTTTATTGATGTTGGGCAGGGTGATAGTATTCTGGTAAACCTTCCGCAAAAATTTACAATGCTGATTGATGCCGGAAATAATAATGACGGAGAAAAAATAGTTAGATATATTAAGGATCAGGGAATTAAGCGCATTGATTATATCGTAGGTACTCACCCCCATGAGGACCATATAGGAGCACTGGATGTAGTTATTCAAACCTTTGATATAGGAAAAGTATACATGCCCAAGGTTTCACATAATACAAAAACATTTAAAGATGTACTGCTGGCGGTAAAAGAAAAAGGACTAAAGGTATCAAGCCCTAAGCCGGGGGAAATCATTTTCGATAAAGAAGACCTGAAAGTACAATTTTTAGCTCCTAACGCGGAAAAGTATGAAGAGCTTAATAATTACAGTATCGTAACAAAGGTGACGTATGGTGAAACTTCATTCCTGTTGACCGGCGATGCAGAAGATGTATCTGAAAAGGAAATGTTGGAAAAGTTTGGTACGGGGCTAAAAGCCAATGTACTAAAACTGGGACACCATGGCTCCACATCCTCCACAACCCCGGAATTCTTAAAAGCAGTCAGTCCCGAATACGCGGTCATCAGTGTAGGAAAAGACAATACCTACGGACACCCGCATAAAGAAACGATAGGACGTTTGAATAAAAAGGGTATAAAAATTTATAGGACGGATAAGAATGGTACGGTAGTAATGAGTAGTGACGGGCAAGAAATAAGTGTTTGGGTAGAAAAAGAAAATTAG
- the glgA gene encoding glycogen synthase GlgA codes for MDNLKVLFASSEVEPFAKTGGLADVAGSLPKALKKLGADIRVVMPKYKGIPQKFVQQMEYIGYIYVDVGWRHQYCGLLKTEYDGVTVYFIDNEYYFYRDGLYGYHDEAEQFIFFSKALIEMLPRIDFKPDIIHCNDWQTGVVSLLLNAHYKRHDFYKDVKTVFTIHNLKYQGIFPKEVLTDLMGIGWEYFTPDGIEFYDHVNCLKAGLAYSDIINTVSKTYAEEIKYDFFGENLQGIIRKRSNDLYGIVNGIDVEVNNPATDKRLFVNYDVEHLEGKYENKRRLQESLGLPVRDDIPIIGIISRLVAQKGFDLIACVLDEILREDVQLVVLGTGEYQYENMFRCAAANYPTKVSANILYDGTLAQRIYAGSDMFLMPSLFEPCGLSQLFSLRYGTIPIVRETGGLNDTIQSYNEVTGEGNGFSFTNYNAHDMLYTIRRAIHFYYNKDVWSKLIKRGMRQNFSWDKSASEYIELYHKALDKMH; via the coding sequence ATGGATAACTTAAAAGTTCTTTTTGCATCTTCTGAAGTAGAACCTTTTGCTAAAACGGGAGGATTGGCTGATGTAGCAGGTTCTCTGCCTAAAGCACTTAAAAAGCTGGGTGCAGACATCAGGGTGGTTATGCCTAAATATAAGGGAATCCCCCAAAAATTTGTCCAACAAATGGAATATATCGGATATATTTATGTAGATGTAGGCTGGAGGCATCAATACTGTGGACTGTTAAAAACCGAATATGACGGGGTTACAGTGTACTTTATTGATAATGAATATTACTTCTATCGAGACGGCCTCTACGGTTATCACGATGAAGCAGAACAGTTTATCTTTTTCTCTAAAGCATTGATTGAAATGCTCCCCCGCATTGATTTTAAACCGGATATTATTCACTGCAACGATTGGCAAACCGGAGTAGTAAGCCTGCTTCTAAATGCTCATTATAAACGTCATGATTTTTATAAGGATGTAAAGACGGTATTTACAATACATAACCTGAAATACCAGGGTATATTCCCAAAGGAAGTGCTAACTGACCTGATGGGAATCGGATGGGAATACTTCACCCCTGACGGCATAGAATTCTACGACCACGTTAACTGCTTAAAAGCAGGACTAGCCTACTCAGACATTATCAACACAGTAAGCAAAACTTATGCAGAAGAGATTAAGTACGACTTTTTTGGTGAGAACCTTCAAGGGATCATTCGAAAGCGTTCCAATGATTTATACGGTATTGTAAACGGAATTGATGTCGAAGTTAACAATCCAGCTACAGACAAAAGGCTGTTTGTTAATTACGATGTAGAGCATCTGGAAGGAAAGTATGAAAATAAGCGGAGGCTGCAGGAAAGCCTTGGGCTGCCGGTCAGAGACGATATTCCCATTATCGGAATTATCTCCAGGCTGGTTGCACAAAAAGGCTTTGACCTTATTGCCTGTGTATTGGATGAAATTCTTAGAGAGGATGTCCAGCTTGTAGTGCTGGGTACCGGTGAATACCAATATGAAAATATGTTCCGCTGTGCTGCTGCCAATTATCCTACCAAAGTATCCGCCAACATCCTGTACGACGGCACCCTGGCCCAGAGAATCTATGCCGGAAGTGATATGTTCCTCATGCCGTCCCTCTTTGAGCCGTGCGGACTAAGCCAGTTATTCAGCCTGCGTTACGGCACAATTCCAATCGTAAGAGAGACCGGTGGATTAAATGATACCATCCAGTCCTATAATGAGGTCACCGGAGAAGGGAATGGCTTTAGCTTCACCAATTACAATGCCCATGATATGTTATACACCATCAGGCGGGCGATACATTTTTATTATAACAAGGATGTATGGAGTAAACTCATTAAAAGAGGAATGCGGCAGAATTTTAGTTGGGATAAATCGGCGAGTGAATATATTGAGTTATATCATAAAGCACTAGATAAAATGCACTAA
- the rpsI gene encoding 30S ribosomal protein S9, whose amino-acid sequence MAKVQYYGTGRRKKSVARVRLVPGDGNITINDRPIDDYFGLETLKVIVRQPLTLTKTLDKFDVIAKVIGGGFTGQAGAIRHGVARALLKADEEFKPVLKKAGFLTRDPRMKERKKYGLKGARRAPQFSKR is encoded by the coding sequence ATGGCAAAAGTTCAATACTATGGAACAGGAAGAAGAAAAAAATCAGTAGCTAGAGTTAGATTGGTACCCGGTGATGGCAACATTACAATCAATGATAGACCAATAGATGATTACTTTGGATTGGAAACTTTAAAGGTTATTGTTAGACAACCTTTAACACTTACCAAGACTCTTGATAAATTTGACGTCATTGCAAAGGTTATCGGTGGAGGCTTCACCGGACAGGCAGGAGCTATCAGACACGGTGTTGCAAGGGCATTATTAAAGGCTGATGAAGAGTTCAAGCCTGTTCTCAAAAAAGCAGGTTTCCTGACAAGAGACCCAAGAATGAAAGAAAGAAAGAAATACGGACTCAAAGGTGCAAGAAGAGCACCACAATTCTCAAAACGTTAA
- the rplM gene encoding 50S ribosomal protein L13, producing the protein MSTYMAKANEINRKWYIIDAEGKPLGRVASQVARILRGKHRPTYTPHVDTGDHVIVINADKVVLTGKKLDQKLYRRHTLHPGGLKEIKYRDLLATKPERAMMLAVKGMLPHNSLGRKALKKLRVYKGTEHNHQAQKPEVWTQEI; encoded by the coding sequence ATGAGTACTTACATGGCTAAAGCCAATGAAATCAACAGAAAATGGTACATCATAGACGCCGAAGGCAAACCTCTTGGTAGAGTAGCTTCACAGGTAGCTAGAATTCTTAGAGGAAAGCACAGACCAACATATACACCACATGTTGATACAGGCGATCACGTAATTGTAATTAACGCGGACAAAGTGGTATTGACCGGTAAAAAACTGGATCAAAAGCTGTACAGACGTCATACCTTACACCCAGGCGGATTAAAGGAAATAAAGTACAGAGATTTACTGGCAACTAAACCTGAAAGAGCAATGATGCTGGCAGTTAAAGGAATGCTTCCCCATAACTCTCTTGGTAGAAAAGCTCTAAAAAAATTGAGGGTGTACAAAGGTACGGAGCACAACCATCAAGCTCAAAAACCTGAAGTATGGACTCAGGAAATATAA